GATTGCACCCGGCACACCAAGGAAGATGTAGAAGAACAAAGGCGCGGTGACAAAGTCCGATGCGTTCTCGGCGATAGATCTGACACTCGAAGATATGATGTCGTTCCTGGTAACAGCGTCACTATGGCTGATCGTGTCGAAAAGCCCTTTCATCCCAAGAGGCACTTGCGCGCCTTTCTCAAGTACTGCCTGAGTCTTCTCCGCTACCTGCCATTGCTGCTTCAAACAGAAAGTCGGTTTCAACAACACTGCGCCTGTTACGATGTAAAGCCAGTAATTGATTCCCTTCAACCAATCAAGTAATAGCCAAGCGGGCAGTGTGAAAAGCGCGATGATCGCCAGGCTGATAAACAATCCATATACAAATTGGAAGCCTGCCGGCCACCTGAAACCCGGCTTGATCAGGAATCCTGTCACCCTCCCCGCCCAAACCGTCGGATGCAGACCAACCGGATACTCCCCAACGGTAAGGTCGCTTAAAAGGGCCAGAAGCAGGATCAGTACCAGGTCCAACTAATACCCTCTCGCATTCCTGATAGCGTTGACCGTCGATCGGGTGACGGCTACCGCCATCATCTCCCCCAGCTTGGTGTGGCCGCCGACATAGGTGTATTTGTATTCTAAGCCCGAGACGGTAATTATCTGGTCAGTACCGGTGCCCGTGGCCAGGCGCGTGGGATCATAGGCGCTTCTGATGTCTAACTCTTGCAAGGCTACATTTTTAGCTTCGGTAATTGTTATGAAAGATGAAGCCAAGGCAGGGGGCTCGAGAATGGCGTTGGTCAGGACAATGTTGTTGATAGTGCCGATCTTCTCGAATTTGCCATTACGCTCGATGCCGGTGGCTTTATCCACCCCGACGCGCATGGCGTTGGTTTTGACCCCAGCCGTAGTGATGGCCAAAACCCAGAACTCTTCATAAACCTCTTCGGCAATAGCTAGCTTCTCCTGATTCAGGCCGGTGGATAAAAAGGCGATGTCCTCGATGGTGGTGCCGTGTTCTTCAAGGACTTCTTTTATGATCTGGCCGTAGGTCTCCTGCCAGCAGCGAGACTCGTCATGCATATAGTCCCAGAGCGTCTTGGGCACGTGACAATTGCAGATGACGTCGGTTACCTTATAGCCGTGGCGGGTGGAGAGCATCGATCTTTTCTCCGGCAAGTCGATACACAGGGTATCGGCCGGTACCCCGACGGCATTGTGGTAGACGACATCGACGTCTATGCCTTGGTAATTTCCTATTTGTTTCCGGGGGAGTTTCTTATCGATCGTAGTCATCTTTCTTTCACCTAATACAGCCTGACCACTTCGTACATCAGGTCAGTCTTCTCCAGCTTTTTCGCTGTCTGTTGCGTACAGGTCACATTGATCAGGTGTTTTTTGGCTGCAGCTACAGCCGCTGCCATCTCTTGGGCGGTGGCCCGCCGCCAGGGATTGTCCGCCCCAGATTCGAAATATGCATCGATGCGGTAGGGAATCGCCTTGTCGATAACCCCTACGAACTCGGCGATCTTTTCCGTCTCCTCCTGGTCGATTAGCCCAGGGATAAAGACGCTCTCGGCCCGCAGTTTGATACCTCGGTCATACACCTCCGCGAAGTTCCGGAGCACCCGGTTATTCGTGTGAAGGGTATATTCACGATAGGTCTCCGGCGTCACCGCCTTCAGACTCATCACCACCTCATCGGTGTAGGTAAGGTCTGGCAGCTTGACTCCATTGGTGTTAAGGGTAATGTAGGAATGGAATTTCTCCTTTAGAGCCTTGGTGATGGCGCCGTAAGCCGGGTCGATCGAAGCTTCCTGACCTTCAAACAACACTTCTTTGACCGGGACTTTACTGAGCGTGTCCATGAGATGATCGAGCGGAAGAAACTGCGACGGAGACTCAGGTTTCGGCAACTTAGGATCCCTCAGAACCACGTCGAGGTTCTCCTCTAGTGCCATGCAATTGATCTCTTTGTTGCACAGGCAACCGCGGCATTTAAGGTTGCAGCCCCAGTGAAAAAGATAAGCCTTGGCTATTGCGGGCGCATAGGCGACATGGTAGACCGTCGTGTTTATCGCATCGTGTGTTTTCAATTGTTCCTCCCTAATAAATTTAGCCCCCTCCGAACGGCAGGAGGGGGCTAAATTACTTTAACTCCATTCCCACCTTCTGTTACCACCGGAAGATGTTGTGTCTGAAACCGGCGCTTTACTGGCTCGTGGTCACCCACACACAGTAGGCGGTACTGCGCCGGACTCTCACCGGCTTTCCATTCCGTTCGCTGAAGAAAAATTATCTTCAGTGGGTTTCAGAAGCTCGATTTTTAATGTGCGATGACAATATCGAAAGGCGAGGGTCTATTCCTGATCATTTTTATCACGATTGTCGGTGTCACCAAATTTCCTTCCGATAATACAGACAACAAGCATCGCGATGACAATGATTATATACAGTAATTCGCCAGACATTGCTTTCGTCTTTTTGGATATGAGTAGTTCATCAAACTGTCTTTCAGATGTGCACTGAAAACGGAATGCTAATTTTCTCCCAGAAATCAATGTAAATTTTCACGGTATAAACACCTGGAACGTATCCATTTCCGTTCGCTTTCAAACTAAGTGTTACCGGAAATTGTGAGTGGATGTTATCATCTATTTGAATGGGGTCGGGCTTGCCTTCACTGAACCACCTCACGTTTAATGTACGGCAACACATGTCATCAGACAAGGAGAACACCAAGTAGATTGCTCTACCTGATACCGAAAACTCGTTATCCGAAGTAATTGGACGACCATACGGATCTAGCGTATCCGTCACTACAGCCTTTGTAACTAACAACCCCAGGTCAGGACATTCATCGGGTATGGTTTGTTTCGCTTCCGGCACAGCACACCCGACGCACACGAGCAAGATCGTCATCCCCAAACAAAATAATTTGACTACTAGCTTTCTCCTTTTTATTTGCGTAAGGTTAGCCTCCAAAGCCCGCCACCTTTATCTACTCGCCTTTTTAGATATCTTCTCAGCTTTCACTTTCTCGATCCATGCACCCGGGTCTAGGGATTTATCCTCGCTCAATCGCCTTTCAGCATAAAACATTTTCTCGTCAGCGCCATGTTTAAATTGTTCAAGGGATGACGTTTGGTGTTTCCACGAAAAGCTAGACAATAGGCGGTATCCCTGTGCTCCGCAATTAGGACAATGGTTTATATTTGTGCCATCACTGATTTTAGCGATGACCTCAAATGTGTTTTGACATCCAGGGCATTCGTATTCGTATAAGGG
This is a stretch of genomic DNA from Dehalogenimonas etheniformans. It encodes these proteins:
- the cbiB gene encoding adenosylcobinamide-phosphate synthase CbiB; translated protein: MDLVLILLLALLSDLTVGEYPVGLHPTVWAGRVTGFLIKPGFRWPAGFQFVYGLFISLAIIALFTLPAWLLLDWLKGINYWLYIVTGAVLLKPTFCLKQQWQVAEKTQAVLEKGAQVPLGMKGLFDTISHSDAVTRNDIISSSVRSIAENASDFVTAPLFFYIFLGVPGAIAYRVINTLDNMIGYRGKYEYLGKFAAVLDDLASFVPARITGLFIVIAARLRGFGFGQAWRTMLSDHDKTPGPNGGWPMAAAAGALGVKLYKAGHYEIGQSTRDLTPGNISEAAGLFRVSMTVWIITAASTLTLVSLMRG
- a CDS encoding adenosylcobinamide amidohydrolase, which codes for MTTIDKKLPRKQIGNYQGIDVDVVYHNAVGVPADTLCIDLPEKRSMLSTRHGYKVTDVICNCHVPKTLWDYMHDESRCWQETYGQIIKEVLEEHGTTIEDIAFLSTGLNQEKLAIAEEVYEEFWVLAITTAGVKTNAMRVGVDKATGIERNGKFEKIGTINNIVLTNAILEPPALASSFITITEAKNVALQELDIRSAYDPTRLATGTGTDQIITVSGLEYKYTYVGGHTKLGEMMAVAVTRSTVNAIRNARGY
- a CDS encoding radical SAM protein → MKTHDAINTTVYHVAYAPAIAKAYLFHWGCNLKCRGCLCNKEINCMALEENLDVVLRDPKLPKPESPSQFLPLDHLMDTLSKVPVKEVLFEGQEASIDPAYGAITKALKEKFHSYITLNTNGVKLPDLTYTDEVVMSLKAVTPETYREYTLHTNNRVLRNFAEVYDRGIKLRAESVFIPGLIDQEETEKIAEFVGVIDKAIPYRIDAYFESGADNPWRRATAQEMAAAVAAAKKHLINVTCTQQTAKKLEKTDLMYEVVRLY
- a CDS encoding FmdB family zinc ribbon protein, producing the protein MPLYEYECPGCQNTFEVIAKISDGTNINHCPNCGAQGYRLLSSFSWKHQTSSLEQFKHGADEKMFYAERRLSEDKSLDPGAWIEKVKAEKISKKASR